AGAAGGGTATTGCCGCCCCCGGTGAAAATCGGCCGCTCTACATTCCGGACCTCAATACGCCGCGCCGGCTTGAGCGGGTGGCGGATGCCATGCAGAAGCAGGGCTATGGCTCGCGCACCATCGAGAAGGTGCTGGGCCTCAATTTCAGTCGCGTCTACCGCGACATCTGGATGGCCTGAGGCCGTCAGCCGGGAGACTTGTCCCCGGGCGGATCCCCCGGAGCGGGCGGCAGCGGCTTGCCTGACTGGATCGCGTGCGCGTTCATGATCGCCGGTAGCAGGCCGGGAAAGCGCTGCTGGATCTCGTCGCAGCGGGTCGTATTGAGCATCTCCACGCCGCGCCGCTCGCTGCGGATCAGCCCCGCCTCGCGCAGCGCCCGGAAGTGCTGGGAAAGGGTGGACTTGGGGATGCAGCGGTCTTCGACCTGCAGGAAGGCCGAGCAACTGCTGTTGGCGCCCTCCGCGCAGGCCAGCTGCGCGTAGATACGGACGCGTACGGGATCGGACAGCGCATGGAGGATGCCCTCCACGGTGATGTCGTCGATCGAGGGGTGGGTCAACGGACGCATGCCGTCATTTTACCAGCTCTTGAAAACTAGTTCATAAGTTCGTATGTTGCGAACTATGGGAGTTGAGAACTCCCAGTTGTCCTCTCCCCAACTCCCGTCAGGACCCGTCATGAGCAAGCTCAAAGGCAAAGTCGCCGTCGTTACCGGCGCATCCAAGGGTATCGGCGCCGCCATCGCGAAATCGCTGGCCGCCGAAGGTGCCTCCGTCGTCGTGAACTACGCCTCCAGCAAGGCTGGCGCCGACGTCGTGGTCAGCGAGATCGAAAAGGCCGGCGGCAAGGCCGTGGCCGTCGGCGGCGACGTTTCCAAGGCAGCCGACGCCCAGGGCATCGTGGATGCCGCAGTCAAGCATTTCGGTCGCCTGGACGTCCTCGTCAACAACTCCGGCGTCTATGAGTTCGGCGCCATCGAGCAGATCACCGAGGAACACTTCCACAAGCAGTTCAACGTCAACGTGCTCGGCCTGCTGCTGACCACCCAGGCGGCCGTCAAGCACCTCGGCGAAGGCGGCAGCATCATCAACATCGGCTCGCTCGTGACCCGCATCGTGCCGGAGACCAGCGCGGTCTATACCGGTACCAAGGGCGCGGTGGACGCGATCACCGGCGTGCTGTCGCGCGAGCTGGGCCCCCGCAAGATCCGCGTCAACGCGGTGAATCCGGGCATGGTGGAGACCGAGGGCACCCATTCAGCCGGTTTCATCGGCTCGGATTTCCACGCCCACGCCGTGGCGCAGACTCCGCTTGGCCGCATCGGCCAGCCGAACGACATCGCCTCCATCGTCACCTTCCTGGCCTCGGACGACTCGTACTGGCTGACCGGCGAGCGCCTGTTCGCCGGCGGCGGCGTGCGCTGAGGCGAGCCCTGGCGGCGGTGCGCTTCCGTTCACGGGGCGCACCGCCGCATGCATCGTCTTGACGGAACAGGTCGGAGCATCTCGTTCGATTCCTCATCGAACCAGGTGGGCCATGCCTCAGGACGTCTCCAGTCTCGGTGCTCCGCACTTCGGCGTCATTCGCTTCCGCTCATCGTTCGACTTCGTAAAGACCTTCGAAGGGCTGGAAGAGGCCATCACCTCGCGTGGCCTCACCATATTCGCGCGCATCGATTTCAGCGGCGACGCGGAGCGGGCTGGGCTGAGCATGCGTCCCGAGAAGATGTTGATCTTCGGCAACCCGAAATCGGGCACGCCATTGATGAAGATGGAACCCGCCATCGGACTCGATCTGCCGCTGAAGGCCCTGGTGTGGGAAGACGAACACGGCGACGCGTGGATCGCATGCAACACGCCGGAATACATCGTCGGCCGGCACGAACTCGGACCGGAAACCGCCAGTCAGCTCGCACCGGCGATGGCCCTCCTGCAACAGTTCGCGCGGAAGTAAAGAGCGGTTTCGTGCGCTGCATGGTGTATGCGTCGCGCCGTGTTCAGACGAATTCCACGTGCCTGATCCAGTAACGCTGCCGCCGCGCCAATCGCACGTCCGCTTCTTCCTCGCCGAAGCTCGCCGCGCTGTGCTTCAACCGCGCCGGCTCGACGCCTTCGAACACATTGACGTTGACCACGGCATAGCCATGCCCGTCGATCGTGCTGGTCACCAACGGGACCACGCCGCAGCGCGCGCAGACATGGAACTCCGCGGTACGTGTGCCGAAGGCATAGCGCGATACGAGTGCGGCGTCCTGCACTGACACACGCAAATAGCCGTCCGGACACGACGTCCACACGCCGCCATGTCGGGCGCAGAACGAGCAGTCACAGGCGCGCGCGGGGATCTCCTCGGGATCGGGTTCCCAGCGCAGCGAGAAACTGATGTTGCCGCAGTGGCATCGACCTTCGATCAGCATGCGCGCAATTCCAAGTATGAAATCAGTCGGCGGGCGTAGACAGCGCGTCGATGATCGCGCCGGTCTGCGCTTCGCTCAACAGGCAACGTCTTGGGCCGGCCTTGGCTTTGAGGTCGTCGTGGGTGACAAAGGTGCGGTCACCCAGGTGATTCGTATACAGCTCGATGCCGGTGCACAACGCGTAAGGCTTGAGCGGTTCGTCTGGATGGAGCGCCTGGTACGCGCGTAGCGCCATCAGCGCGGTGGTGGCGATGCCGGGATGACTGTTGTCGACATACAGCCAGGGAAAATCCGCGTGCTGCTGCTGGAGACTTCGCAGCGTCTCGCTGATCTCCAGCGCAGGTGCGCCCATCTTGTGGCCGAGTTCCGCCTCCGCACTCACCAGCATCTGCGAGAACCTGGAGACAGACTGGTAGGTGCCCATATAGAGCACCCGCGCGCCGTGTTCGCGTGCCTGCCGGGCCAACGTCAGATGCGCCGCGGTCATGTGATTGCATCGTTCGCGCGCGTCTTCCTCCGTTCCGCTGGCTTCGCGCAGGCACAGCACGTCACCGCCGCGCTCCTGCAGAACCACGATCTGGTAGACGCCCGAATCGAGCAGCGCGTTGAGCTTGGGTTCCTGCGCCAGCTCCGATAGCCTGGCGCCACCACGCACGTACATGTCGGCACGGTAACGAGGCGACCCGCTCTGGGCCTGCGCGGTGAGTTCGAAGATCACCGGCAAGCTGTTCACGTAGGTCAGGCTGTTGCCGACGAACAGTACGCGTTGTTCCGTATCGCCTCGGGCGGAGGCCATGGACGTCGAGGTCAACAGCAGGGTGAGCAGGGCGACGCATGCGTTGCGCCATAGGGTTCGCATGCCACATCCCTGTGCAGTCGCCATCGAACGGCGGAAGGTCCAGTCTGCCGCGTCGTCGCGGTGCGGAGCAATCCTCAGAGCTGCCCGATCATCAGCTGCACCAGCAGACTGCTCACCGACACCGCGGCCCATACGCCAAGGCCAAGCAGGATCGGGCGCGCGCCGGTCGACGTCATCTTGCGCAGGTTGGCGGAGAGACCGATGGCAGTGAGCGCCACGATGATCAGGAACTCGGCGGCCACGTGCAGCGCCGGCTGGATCACCACCGGCACCAGGCCCGCCGTGCGCAGCGCGGACGCCACCAGGAACCATAGGATGAACCAGGGGAAGATGCGGCGCAGGCTGAAATCGGTGGCGCCCTGCTTCTTCTGCTTCCACGCGGTGGCGAAGGCGAGCACCAGGCAGATCGGAATGATCAGCGTGGCGCGGGTGAGCTTGACGATGGTGGCGTAATCGCCAGCCTGCTTGCTGAAGCTGTAGCCCGCGGCCACCACCGACGACGTGTCATTGATGGCCGTGCCCGCCCACAGGCCGAAGCCGAGGTCGGAGAGATGCAGCAGGTGGCCCAGCAGTGGGAACAGCAGCACAGCCACCAGGTTGAACAGGAAGATGGTGGAAATGGCGAACGCGGTGTCGTGTTCATCCGGCTTGATGATGGGCGTGACGGCCGCGATGGCCGAGCCGCCGCAGATCGCGGTACCCACGCCGATCAGGATCTTGAGCTTGTCATGCACGCCGAGCGCGCGGCCCAGCGCCCAGGCGGAAAGGAAGGCGACCGTCATCGTCACCAGTGTGACCGACAGCGACTCCAGCCCGGTCTTCGCCACCTGGTTGAGGCTGAGGCCAAAGCCCAGCGCGATGATCGACCACTGCAGCACCTGCTTGCCGGCGAACTGGATGCCGGGCGTGTACGTGCCGCTCGGCGAAGTGAGGTTGCGCACCAGGATGCCGAGCACGATGCCGAAGACAGGACCACCGATCAGCGGCAGCCCGCGACCCAGGCCCCATGCCACCAGCGCGATGGCCACCGAAAGCAGCAAGCCGGGCAGGCGTTGGGAAAACGAGGGCGTGGCGGTGGCGGTGGTCGTGGCATTCATGGCGTGCTCCTGCAATGGCGCCATTGTCCGCTGCATAGTCCATCAGGAAAATTTGGAATTATTGATTCATGCTATAAGATAGCCTGATGATCAACGTCAGCCCGCGCCAGCTCGAGGTATTCGTGCAGATCGCCCGCCTGGGCAGCGTCCGCGCGGCCGCCGAGGTGCTGCACCTGACCCAGCCCGCCGCGAGCATGGCGCTGGCGGAGATGGAGCGGCAGCTGGATGCCCCGGTGTTCGCCCGCGAACGGGGGCGCTTGCGCCTCAACACGCGCGGTCGCGAGCTGTTGCCGCTGGCGCAGGAACTATTGGAGCGCTACGCGGAATTCGGTCGGCTCGGCAGCGGTGGCGTGGACGAGCTTGGCGGCGAACTGCGCGTGGGCGCGAGCAACACCGTGGGCAATTATCGCGTGGGCGAATTGCTGGGCGACTTCGTGCGCACCCATCCCCACGTCTCGGTACGGCTTCGCGTGTCCAACACCGCGGAGATCGTCGCCGCGATGCTCGATCACGCGTTGGAACTGGGTTGCGTGGAAGGCCCGGTGGCGCATCCATCGCTGGAAGTACGTCCGTGGCGCGACGACGCGCTGGTGGTCTGCGCGCCGCCCGATCATCCGCTCACGCGCAAACGCCGCCTGCAGCCCGACGATTTCGCCGGCGCACGCTGGGTATTGCGCGAACCGGGTTCGGCGACGCGCAGCTTGAGCGAGCGCGCGATAGCCAGTCTCCCGCCAGGCGAAACCGTGCTGGAACTGGATCAGGCCGAGGCGATCAAGCAGGCCGTGATCGCGGGCCTTGGCATCGCCTGCGTGCCCGAAGTGGCGGTGATCGATGCGGTGGCCGCGGGGCGGTTGAAAGTGCTGCGCACGCCGTTCCTCGACTTGCGACGCAAGTTGTCGTTGCTGCTGCACCGGCAGCGCTACCGCGGGGCGTTGATCGAGGCATTCCTCGACAGCGCGCATTGAGCTCGGGCGAGCCCCTGTAGGAGCGCACCCAGTGCGCGACCGCGGCGCATGGTTGTTGTCGTGACGCGAATGGATCGCGCACTGGGTGCGCTCCTACAAAAGACGAACCGGCAGTTCAACAGGTGATCGCAGCCAGCAGCGCCTCGGCTTCCTCGTGCGTGCGCGCGCGAAGGATGCGCGGTGCCTGTGCACGCAGTGCGCCGTGATCGAGCGCGTTGAGCCGATCGCGCACGTGCAGCAGCTGGCTGGGGTGCATGCTGAATTCGCACAATCCCAGCGCGAGCAGCAACGCCGTGAAGCTGGTGTCGCCGCCGATCTCGCCGCACAGGCTCACCGGCTTCTTCGCGCGGCGGCCTTCGGTGATCACATAGGCCAGCAGGCGCAGCAGCGCCGGCTGCAAGGGGTTGTAGATGTTGTCCAGCGCATCGTTGCCACGATCAGCGGCAAGCACGTATTGCGCGAGATCGTTGGTGCCGATGGCGAGGAAGTCCGCATGCTCAAGCAGCGCGCGAACATTGATCGCTGCGGCGGGCACTTCGACCATGGCGCCCAGCGCCAGTTTTTCCGGCAGGTCGATGTTCTCGCGCTTCAACTCCTGGCGAGCCAGCTTGAACAGCGTGCGCACCGCGATCAGTTCGTCGGGTTGCGTGACCATCGGCACCAGCACGCGCACAGGGCCGTAGCAGGCGGCGCGGAGAATCGCGCGGATCTGCGTGGTGAACACCGCCGGGTAGCGCAGCGAAAGCCGCACGCCACGCACGCCCAGCGCCGGATTGTCTTCGCCACGCAACACCAGGCCCGCGGCGTCGGCCTTGTCGGCACCCAGGTCCAGCGTGCGGATGGTCACCGGCAGGCCGCCCATGCCCAGCACGAGATCGCGGTAGGCG
The window above is part of the Dyella jiangningensis genome. Proteins encoded here:
- a CDS encoding GFA family protein, producing the protein MLIEGRCHCGNISFSLRWEPDPEEIPARACDCSFCARHGGVWTSCPDGYLRVSVQDAALVSRYAFGTRTAEFHVCARCGVVPLVTSTIDGHGYAVVNVNVFEGVEPARLKHSAASFGEEEADVRLARRQRYWIRHVEFV
- a CDS encoding DUF302 domain-containing protein; translation: MPQDVSSLGAPHFGVIRFRSSFDFVKTFEGLEEAITSRGLTIFARIDFSGDAERAGLSMRPEKMLIFGNPKSGTPLMKMEPAIGLDLPLKALVWEDEHGDAWIACNTPEYIVGRHELGPETASQLAPAMALLQQFARK
- a CDS encoding LysR family transcriptional regulator, with protein sequence MINVSPRQLEVFVQIARLGSVRAAAEVLHLTQPAASMALAEMERQLDAPVFARERGRLRLNTRGRELLPLAQELLERYAEFGRLGSGGVDELGGELRVGASNTVGNYRVGELLGDFVRTHPHVSVRLRVSNTAEIVAAMLDHALELGCVEGPVAHPSLEVRPWRDDALVVCAPPDHPLTRKRRLQPDDFAGARWVLREPGSATRSLSERAIASLPPGETVLELDQAEAIKQAVIAGLGIACVPEVAVIDAVAAGRLKVLRTPFLDLRRKLSLLLHRQRYRGALIEAFLDSAH
- a CDS encoding ArsR/SmtB family transcription factor, with amino-acid sequence MRPLTHPSIDDITVEGILHALSDPVRVRIYAQLACAEGANSSCSAFLQVEDRCIPKSTLSQHFRALREAGLIRSERRGVEMLNTTRCDEIQQRFPGLLPAIMNAHAIQSGKPLPPAPGDPPGDKSPG
- a CDS encoding YeiH family protein codes for the protein MNATTTATATPSFSQRLPGLLLSVAIALVAWGLGRGLPLIGGPVFGIVLGILVRNLTSPSGTYTPGIQFAGKQVLQWSIIALGFGLSLNQVAKTGLESLSVTLVTMTVAFLSAWALGRALGVHDKLKILIGVGTAICGGSAIAAVTPIIKPDEHDTAFAISTIFLFNLVAVLLFPLLGHLLHLSDLGFGLWAGTAINDTSSVVAAGYSFSKQAGDYATIVKLTRATLIIPICLVLAFATAWKQKKQGATDFSLRRIFPWFILWFLVASALRTAGLVPVVIQPALHVAAEFLIIVALTAIGLSANLRKMTSTGARPILLGLGVWAAVSVSSLLVQLMIGQL
- a CDS encoding glucose 1-dehydrogenase gives rise to the protein MSKLKGKVAVVTGASKGIGAAIAKSLAAEGASVVVNYASSKAGADVVVSEIEKAGGKAVAVGGDVSKAADAQGIVDAAVKHFGRLDVLVNNSGVYEFGAIEQITEEHFHKQFNVNVLGLLLTTQAAVKHLGEGGSIINIGSLVTRIVPETSAVYTGTKGAVDAITGVLSRELGPRKIRVNAVNPGMVETEGTHSAGFIGSDFHAHAVAQTPLGRIGQPNDIASIVTFLASDDSYWLTGERLFAGGGVR